The genomic DNA GCGCCTGGCGGCGCCTTCGCTGGGGTGAAGTGGGTGAGGGATCCGAAGGAGGCGACACGCTGGCACGAGCGGTCGAGGATCCAGACGAGAAGATCGAGGTCGTGGCAGCACTTGGTGAGGATCATCGGGCTCGAGCGCTCCGTATTGGCCCAATTCCCGCGGATGAAGCTGTGTGCGAAGTGGAAATAGGACAGGTTCTCGCGCCAGTCGACAGACACGATCTCACCCAGACGCCCGCTGTGGACCAGGTCGTAGATCGTGCGGAAGAAGGGTGCATAGCGTAGCACGTGCGCCACCTGGAGCAGGCGTCCGGTCCGCTCAGCGGTCGCGGCGAGGGTGAGGCACTCTTCCGGTGTCGTCGCCATCGGCTTTTCGAGGAGGACATGGTAGCCCTTCTCGAGGAACGCGATGGTACTCGGGAAGTGATCGCGGTCCATCGTCGCGTTGATGAGGGCCGGCGCAAGTTGCGGTTGTTCGGCGAGTTCCTGCCAGGAGCGGAACCGGCGCTCGGGTGGGATGCCGTGCTGCTGCGCGAAGCGCGTGCGGCGTTCGTCGTTCGGCTCGGCAACCGCGACGAAGCGCAGATCCCAGGGAGCGCGGAGCGCGAAGGTACCGTAGGCTAAGGTTCCCCGGTTGCCAGCGCCGACCAGGACAGCTTCGACGGGTCGCTGCATCCTGTGTCTTCCTTTCCCGATGCATCGCTCGCTCCCGCATGCGCTGGACGGGAAGCGGACCCGGCCCACCCCACCGACCCACCGGTGGGGGCCCAGTGGGGTGGGCCGGGAACAGGCTCACACCGGCTTGAGCTGACCGGTCCAGATCATCATGACCGCGAAGTTATCCCCGTAGGGAGCATTGCGGTAGATCGGGTCGCTGTCGGGCGGCCACGGTTGGACACGCACCCCCTCGCGCACGGGGTTGTTGCCATAGCGCTCGAACAGCGGGATCATGGGTAACAGTTCGTTGAACGCCAGGGCGAGCTTGGTCACGTTCTGCCGTTGTGCCTCGACATCGAGCCCGAGCCCGGCATCGACGACCATGCGCTCGAGATCGACTTCGCCGAGCACGTCGGTCTGCTGCTTCAGCTCGAAGCCCATGCCGCGGCCACCTTGGTTCGCGGCGATCGGGATGTTGTGGGTGAAGAGGTCCTGGACGAAGGCGAAGTGCGGGTGCGGGTTGGTCGTCGAACCCCAGGCCTGAATCGCGAGTTGGAAATTCCCCTTGTCGACCTCGATCGGTTGCTGGGAGTACGTCACGCTTCTGGGTGCCACCTTGATGCCGAAACGGGTCAACTGGTCAGCGACGTTCTGGGCACTCGCTGACCAGTCGGCATACTCGGCCGGGAACAGCAGCTCGTATTCCGCGTTCTTGCCGTCCGGTGTCTGCCAGGTATCGCCGCTCTTGCGCCAGCCAGCCTGCGTGAGGAGCTGGGCTGCACGATCCGGGTCATGGTCATACGTGTTGAGCTTCGCGATTTCCGATTGCGCAATCCAGTCGGGCACGAGGATATCGGAGAAGCCGGCCATGTACTTGACCGCTTTACCGGAGTCACCGAGCGCGACCGTGCCGTTCTGGGCACGATCGATCGCGTAGGCAAGCGCCTGGCGAGCACGCTTGTCGCGGAACTCCGGCAGCTTGTCCAGATTGAAGAGCAGGGCTG from Thermomicrobium sp. 4228-Ro includes the following:
- a CDS encoding Gfo/Idh/MocA family protein, whose amino-acid sequence is MQRPVEAVLVGAGNRGTLAYGTFALRAPWDLRFVAVAEPNDERRTRFAQQHGIPPERRFRSWQELAEQPQLAPALINATMDRDHFPSTIAFLEKGYHVLLEKPMATTPEECLTLAATAERTGRLLQVAHVLRYAPFFRTIYDLVHSGRLGEIVSVDWRENLSYFHFAHSFIRGNWANTERSSPMILTKCCHDLDLLVWILDRSCQRVASFGSLTHFTPAKAPPGAPERCTDGCPIADECPYFAPRIYLFTAAGSAFQHAVSPDPDPEAILRALATGPYGRCVYHCDNTAVDHQVVLMEFAGQLAVSLTMQGASHVEGRTVRIDGTRATLLANESRRELVIADHLTGTIETLRLAPPIGGHGGGDVGLIRAFVQAVRGERTGVLTSARQAVESHLLAFAAEDARVSGRILDMAAYRAQWERQHVDTRR